Below is a window of Methanocaldococcus jannaschii DSM 2661 DNA.
GCTCATGAACAATCATGATAAATGTTTTTAATGAAAAATAATGACAGATTGGTTTTAATCTATAATGATAAATCATGACAAATTTGAATTTGTATAAAAATGTATATAAAAGAGTATGAAGCTAACTTTAATGAGTAAAATCCTAAAAATAGAAAAAATTTGTTTTAAATCCTCCTATACTTATAAAATATCCTACACGTTCCCTCATCTGAAACCATACAACTACCAACTGGATTTAATGGAGTGCAAACCGTTCCAAACAATGGGCAGTCAGTTGGCAGTTTCTCTCCTCTCAAAATCTTATCACATATACAACCTTTAGGAATTTTCTCTTTAATCTCTGGAATATCCTCATGCTCATAGATGTCAAATTTCTTATACTTCTCCCTCAATCCAAAACCACCATTTTTAACAACTGGGAAACCTCTCCAAGGAACATCTATGCTTTCAAAAACTTCATTTATTATTTTTTGAGCTAAAACATTACCTTCTGGCTTAACTGCTCTAATATATTCATTTTCAACCTTTGCCTCTCCACTGATGACTTGCTTTAAAATCATTATTATAGCCATTAACACATCTATTGGCTCAAAGCCAGCAACAACCATTGGAGCTTTGTATTTTTCACACAACCCATAATAAGGCTTTAATCCGGTGATTGTTGAAACATGTCCTGGGCATATAAATGCATCTAAATAAACTCCCTCATTTAACAAGAACTCCATAACTGGAGGAGTCTGCCTGTGGCAATTTAGGATAAAGAAGTTATTAACATCTTTATTTTTTAAACTTATTAGTTCAGCCCCAGTAGTTGGAGCAGTGGTTTCAAAACCTATTGCCACAAAAACAAACTTCTTATCTCTCTCCTTCTTAGCCATCTTTACTGCTTCACTTATACTATAGACAATTCTAACATCACAACCCTCAGATTGCTTTTCCATCAAAGATTTTTCACTTCCCGGCACTCTATACATATCTCCAAGAGTGGTTATTACATATCCATTGTCAGCTAAATATATGGCTGTATCTATCTCTTTTTGAGTTGTTACACAAACTGGACAACCCGGCCCTGGAACAACGGTTATATTCTCTGGCAGAACATCCCTAATCCCATACTTACAGATTGTGTGCTCATGACTTCCACAGACGTGCATAATCTTTAATTTATCTATCTTCTCAGCAAGTTTGTTTATCTTATCTATGGCTTTTTTTATTAAGGCTCTATCATTGATATTAATCATTTTCCTACCTCTCCTTTAATGTTCTAATAACTTCTAACATCCCTTCAATCGTATATACTTTAGGAATTAATGGTTTAAAACCAAATTTTTCAATAACTTTGGCAGTTATAGGACCAATGGCGACTATGTAGTTATCTTTTATAATTTCAGCAAACTCATCATCCACATACTTAAAAAAATTCTTAGCTGTTAATCCACTTGTAAATGTTAGAATAAATTTATCTTTTGCTATTAACTCTTTTAGTTTTTTAATATCCTCTTTTAAGTTTTCTGGCTCTGCTGATTTATACACAAATAACAAATCAGCATTTAAGTTATTCTTTAAAACGTCTCTTGTTGATGGTGTTGTTGGGATTAAAAATTTTTCCTCCTCTTTAGAAACTTTTTTAATCTCTCTTAGGAGGGACTCTGCAGTGTATTCATTAGGCATTATATCTGGGTCCCTACCAAAATATTTTTTAAAAGTTTTTGCTGTTTTTTCTCCAATAACTGCAATTTTTTTATTTTTTACATTTTCTCTTTCATTTTCAGTTAGTATATTGTATAGTCCAATAACACCACTTGGTGAGGTAAAAGCTATCCAATCATAGCTGTCTAAATTAACATCTAAATCTTTATTATATACAATCTCCAATGTTGGAAATATTATTGGTTCAAACCCTTCTTTTTTTAATAAACTGGCAAAAACATCAGCCCTTTCCTTAGGTCTCGTTATCACAACTTTCATGTTATCCCGTTATTTATTAAATTTAAATCTATCCCATTAAACTCCAAATAAACATAAACTTTGTCCCCCATATCAACTACATTACAATCAACTGCATTTGTTTTTTGCAACAATTCATTTCTAAGTTTTTCAGTATCAATTTCTTGATTATTTGGTTTTCTAAATACCTCTATCAAATATGTTTTATTTGAATTTAGGTCATAATATATGCCAATTGTATAGTTCTCCCTATATATAAGAACATCCTTATAGTTCGGAGGGATTGTATTAACTAAATCATTCATCTCAGCTTTTCCTAAATCATCTTCATTTAGATTTTTTATCAAAACTCCATTATAATACTTAAAATTATCAATTGGAATGTATTTAATTAAAAATCCAAGTGGTATTTTTATACCAAAACTCCCATGATTTCCAATATAAATCCCATTAATTAAAATTATTGACTCTTTATAGAATTCTGGCATGTTTTTGAGATTAACATCATTTTTGAGCATCATAAGGGTTTTATGGTCTATATAAGTGAATTCTTTAAATGGTGAATTTTCTATAACCTCCTTAACATCCTCAGCTCCTCCTATATTTGCATATAAATATAAACCTAAGATGAGTATAGGCAGTATATTTATTATCAAAAACAACACTATCTTTTTCATATACTTCATATAATCACCATACATCTTATAATAATAGTTAAAATATTTTATAAAAAGTATTTTAATGTCTTTGGTGATAACATGCTTAACTTGGAAAAAATAGAGAAATTGTTAGAAGTTGGAGATTATGCGGATATAAGAATAAATTTTGGAGAGAGCAATACAATAACATTAAAAGATGGTAAAATAGAAGAAATCTCATCAGGTTTTGGAAATGGTGTAGCTGTTAGAGTCTTATACAAAAATGGATGGGGGTTTGTTACATCAAACATAGTGAGTGAAGAGGAAATCGAAAAACTCATAAATAAAGCGTATAAAATGGCTAAAATCTCAAATGAATATTCAGAAAAAGAGATTATATTAAAAGATTACAAGGCAATAATTGATAATTATAAAATGATTGGGAAAATAAACCCAACTGATGTTGATATTGAAGAAAAGAAAGAAATTATTATTGATACATACAAAAATATGACGGATGAAAAGATTAAAAGTATTTCTGTTAGCTATTCTGATGTGTTTGGAAAGAGAATATTTATGATTAGCGAAGGTTCAAGGATTGAGGGAGAGATAACAAGATGCATAATGTATATGAACTGTGTTGCTAAGGAAAATGGGAATCTGCAGTATGGTGCTGAGAGAACTGGTGGTTTTGGATTTGAGAAAATAAAAGATAACTATTTAAATTTAGCTTTAGAAGCAAAAAATAGAGCTTTAAGATTATTGAAAGCAAAACCATGCCCAAAGGGGAAATTTAAAGTAATTTTAGACCCTGAGTTAGCTGGAGTATTTATACATGAGGCAGTGGGGCATGCATCAGAGGCGGACTTAGTTTTGCAGAATGATAGTGTATTTAAAGATAAGTTAGGAGAAAGAGTAGGAAGTGAATATGTTACAGTTATAGATGATGCTACAATTGAGGGAGCTTTTGGTTCTTATAAGTATGATGATGAGGGAGTTGAAGGTAAAAAAACAGTTATCATTGAAAATGGAATTTTAAAAACTTATTTACACTCAAGAGAAACAGCTGGAA
It encodes the following:
- the hypD gene encoding hydrogenase formation protein HypD, with amino-acid sequence MININDRALIKKAIDKINKLAEKIDKLKIMHVCGSHEHTICKYGIRDVLPENITVVPGPGCPVCVTTQKEIDTAIYLADNGYVITTLGDMYRVPGSEKSLMEKQSEGCDVRIVYSISEAVKMAKKERDKKFVFVAIGFETTAPTTGAELISLKNKDVNNFFILNCHRQTPPVMEFLLNEGVYLDAFICPGHVSTITGLKPYYGLCEKYKAPMVVAGFEPIDVLMAIIMILKQVISGEAKVENEYIRAVKPEGNVLAQKIINEVFESIDVPWRGFPVVKNGGFGLREKYKKFDIYEHEDIPEIKEKIPKGCICDKILRGEKLPTDCPLFGTVCTPLNPVGSCMVSDEGTCRIFYKYRRI
- a CDS encoding uroporphyrinogen-III synthase, producing MKVVITRPKERADVFASLLKKEGFEPIIFPTLEIVYNKDLDVNLDSYDWIAFTSPSGVIGLYNILTENERENVKNKKIAVIGEKTAKTFKKYFGRDPDIMPNEYTAESLLREIKKVSKEEEKFLIPTTPSTRDVLKNNLNADLLFVYKSAEPENLKEDIKKLKELIAKDKFILTFTSGLTAKNFFKYVDDEFAEIIKDNYIVAIGPITAKVIEKFGFKPLIPKVYTIEGMLEVIRTLKER
- a CDS encoding TldD/PmbA family protein, with product MLNLEKIEKLLEVGDYADIRINFGESNTITLKDGKIEEISSGFGNGVAVRVLYKNGWGFVTSNIVSEEEIEKLINKAYKMAKISNEYSEKEIILKDYKAIIDNYKMIGKINPTDVDIEEKKEIIIDTYKNMTDEKIKSISVSYSDVFGKRIFMISEGSRIEGEITRCIMYMNCVAKENGNLQYGAERTGGFGFEKIKDNYLNLALEAKNRALRLLKAKPCPKGKFKVILDPELAGVFIHEAVGHASEADLVLQNDSVFKDKLGERVGSEYVTVIDDATIEGAFGSYKYDDEGVEGKKTVIIENGILKTYLHSRETAGRMDAELTGNGRAEGLNKPIVRMSNTFIKPGDWSFEELLEDTKEGIFLKGSRGGQVDTGKGLFQFSAVEAYLIENGELTQVLKDAGLSGEILDILFKVDAVTKDFELSVGYCGKDGQSVPVGDGGGCVRTIATVS